TGCCCGATCACCCTCCACAACAACGAGAAGGCCCACGAGGTACTCGAGATCCCGGAGGGCCGGCGTTGCCGGTATGCCATCGCGCTGGGATACCCGTCGGCGGCCTCGCGCCCGGCCAAGGCGGGTGGCCGCAAACCACTCGAGGAGATCATCCACCGCAACTCGTACGGCGGCTAGCGGCGCTCCCGCCGCAGCGCATGACGGATCGGGCTGTCGGCCGGGTGTAGTCTCGCGTCGGTGCGCTCTCTACTCCCGGAGGCCAGGTCCCTCCTCCCCCGAACGGTGGACCTCCGCCGCAGGCTCCATCGAAACCCCGAGCAAGGCAACCACCTCCCCCTCACCCGCGCCCTGGTGCTCGGCGAACTGGAGTCGCTTCCGCTCGAAGTCACCCAGCACCAGACCACCAGCGGGCTGGCGGCGGTGCTCCGGGGTGCCCGTCCGGGCCCGACCATCCTCCTCAGGGGCGACATGGACGCCCTCCCCGTTCCCGAGGACACCGGCCTGCCATTCGCCAGCGAGCGCGCCGGTTTCATGCACGCCTGCGGCCACGACATGCACGCCGCCATGCTCGCGGGAGCAGCCCGTCTCCTGGCATCCCGGCGGGACGAACTGGCCGGCTCGGTGCTATTCATGTTCCAGCCGGGAGAGGAAGGTTTCTTCGGTGCCCGGCTCATGCTCGAGGAAGGCCTCCTCGACACGGCCGGTGAGCGGCCTTCCGGGGCCTTTGCCCTGCACGTGTCCAACCTCTATCCGTCCGGCACGGTCTGGTTTCGCGCCGGGCCGCAGATGGCCGCCACCGACGAGGTCGCTATCACCATCCGTGGCAAAGGGGGTCACGCATCCGCTCCCCACCTGGCCTTCGACCCCATTCCCGTGGCCGCCGAGATCATCCTGGCGGTCGAGACAGCTGTAACCCGCCGCATCAACGTATTCGAGCCGGGCGTGATCACCTTCGCCAGGGTCGACGCGGGCACCACTCACAACGTGATCCCCGAAACAGCCCGGCTGCTCGGCACCGTCCGGGCTCTGTCTGAAACCACCCGGACCGAGCTCCACTCCATCCTCCACAGGGTCGCCGGCAATGTCGCCGCCGCCCATGGCGTCGAGGCGGAGGTCGAGTTCGGCGTCGGCTACCCCGTAACGGTCAACCACCCCGGCTACACGGCGTTCGTCCGCACCGTTGGCTGCCAGGCCCTCGGCGCGGACTCGGTCGGCGAGCCACCGTGGCCGTCGATGGGAGGTGAGGACTTCTCGTACGTGCTGGACGAAGTACCGGGAACGATGGCCTACCTGGGCACCTGCCCGCCCGGGCTCGAGCCGGGCCGGGTTCCGGGCAATCACTCCAATCGGGTCGTCTTCGACGAAACCGCCATGGCCGCCGGGATGGCCCTACATGCAGCGGTGGCGTTGGCCCACGGCCGGGGTGGATTCGCCGACGGAACCAGCGCATGACCGCGGACACCGTCATCGAGGAAGCCCGCCAGCCCGAGCGCAAGATCCTCGGACGCGGCTACCGCTTGATAGTCGAACAGGTTCGCCGGGCACCCCGGGAGTTCGCCATCGGGTTCGGATTCACCGCCGTCCACTCGGTGAGCACCATCGCCTTCTCGTACGCGATCGGTTGGGCCACCGACAGCGTTCTGATCCCCGCCGCCCGCCGTGGCGACGTGACCACCGCCTCCCTGGTGGTGATGACGCTGATCCTGCTGACGTTGGGAGCGGTGAAGGGCACCGGCCTCGCTGTCCGCAGGTACGCCGCCTACTTGGCCATGTACCGGCTGGAGCAGCGCGACCGGGTGGATGTCACCAACCGTTACCTGGAGCTTCCCATCGAATGGCACCGCCGCCACCCCACCGGCCAGCTCCTCTCCAACGTGGGCTCCGACACAGAGGCCGCCGCCCAGATCGCGGCGCCCCTTCCCATGGCCTTCGGGGTGATGCTCATGCTGACGATCACCGCGGTCCTCCTCCTGCTTACCGACCCCTTCCTCGCCGTGGTCGGCTTCCTGATCGGGCCGGCGATCATGATCAACAACATCTTCTACCAGCGGAGGATGCGGGTTGCGGCCGCGGCGGCGCAGCGCACCCGGGCGGAGGTCGCCGAGGCCGCCCATGAGTCGTTCGATGCCGCCCTGGTCGTGAAGACACTGGGCAGGGAGGAGATCGAGACCAGCCGCTTCGGTGGCCTCGCGAACCGGCTCCGGTACGACATGGTGCAGATGGGCCGGATACGGGCCGTCTTCGATCCCATCATGGAGGCGCTCCCCACCGTCGGCGTGCTGGCGGTCGCCGCGGTCGGGGCGTGGAGGGTGGACCAGGGGCTGATGACGGCAGGCACTCTGGTCACCTTCGCCTACCTCTTCCGTCTGATTGCCATGCCGATGCGTATCTTCGCCTGGCTGTTGGGCCTGTTGCCAGCCGCTGTGGTCGGGAAGCAGCGGATCAACGCGGTCCTCAACGATCCCGACACTTTCGTCTACGGCTACCACGATGGTCGGGGCAGCGGCGGCGCCTCCGCCACCGCGCAGGAAGTCTCGTACCTGCACCCGGAGACCGGGTTGAGCGACCTCGGCGACCAACCTGTAGATGCGGGCTCACCGGAGCTTCCCCTGCCCGAGAACGGCGACCGGCGGGGGGTGGAGGACATCTCATTCGTCACGCCCGCCGGCCAGACCGTCGCCCTGGTCGGCCCCACCGGTTCGGGAAAGTCGACCGTCGCCCAGCTTCTGGTGCGCCTGTTCGACCCGGACTCGGGCACCATCCGGCTGGACGGCGCGGCCCTCCCCGATCTGTCCCGGCAGTCCATGGCAGGCGGCGCCGCCCTGGTCTTCCAGGAGGCGTTCCTGTTCGATACGAGCGTCCGGGACAACATCACCCTGGGCGGCGAGTTCAGTGATGAGGAGGTCGAGTCGGCCTCCCGCCTCGCTCAGGCCCACGAGTTCATCCTCGATCTCCCCGAGGGTTACGACACCGAGGTCGGCGAGCGCGGAGCTGCCCTGTCGGGCGGCCAACGGCAACGGGTAGCCCTCGCCAGGGCGCTCGTCCGCCACCCGCGCCTCCTGGTGCTGGACGATGCCACCTCCGCGGTGGACCCCGCGGTCGAGGCCGCCATCCTCGCCGGCCTCTGGAGGATCGACACCACGGTCGTGATCGTCGCCTACCGCCGCACCTCGATCCTGCTGGCGGACGAGGTGATCTACATCGAAGGGGGCCGGGTCGTGGCTCGAGGTTCCCACTTAGACCTCTACGACCGCCTACCGAGTTATGGGGCCCTCATCAACGCCTACGACGTGGGTACAGCATGATCATCGGCACGGAACGCAAGGAGACGCGGGAGCGCGGCAGCACCGAGGCTTGGACCACCGTCAAGCGAGGCCTGAGCCTGTCGCCGGAGATCCGCACCGGGATGCTGTTCACCTTCGCGCTGGCGGCCGTCGCCACGGCGGGCCGGGTCATCATCCCCGTTGGGATCCAGCAGATCCTCGACGGGGGGCTCGCCGAGGGCGGGGCGGACATGACCTTCGTGGGCCGGATGGCGGTCGTCTCGCTCGTAGCGGTGGCGATCACCGCCGTCGCCACCGGCCTGATGCATCTCCGGCTGGCGGTCACGTCGGAGGTGGCTCTTTCCAACCTGCGCGTCCGCGCCTTCCGGCACATCCACGACCTCTCGATGCTCCACCAGGCGTCCGAGCAGCGGGGCGTGCTGGTGGCCCGGGTGACCTCCGACATCGACCAGATCAGCCGGTTCATGCAGTGGGCCGGCCTGATGATCCTGGTCAACGGAGGCCAGGCGATCCTCGCCATGGTGGTGATGGCGATCTATTCCTGGCAGCTCTTCCTGACCGTGGTGGCCCTGCTGCCGGTGATCCTCTTCTCGATCCGCTGGTTCCAGAAGCGGCTGGCGGCCGCCTACCTGGTGGTGCGCGAGAAGGTGGGTCGGATGCTGGGCGCGCTGGCGGAGGCGGTTGCCGGCGCCTCGGTGATCCGCGCCTACGGCATCGAGGATCGGGTGCGCGCCGACCTGGGCCACGTCATCGAGGAGCACCGGGCGGCGGCGGTCCGGGCCGGTGGGATGACCTCGGGTTTCTCCGGCGTGAGCGAACTGCTCACCTCGGCGGTCACGGCGGCGGTGCTGGTGGTTGGCACCGTGCTGGCGGTGGGGGGAGACACCTCGGTCGGAACGGTGGTGGCCTTCATGTTCCTGGTCCAGTTGATGATCGTGCCCATCCAGTTGTTCGGCGAGGCCATCAACGAGGCCCAAGGGGCGGCGGCCGGATGGAAGCGGGTGCTGGACGTGCTCGACATCCCCCCCGACGTGGCCGATCCGGGCTCTGACGGGATCGACATTCCCTCCGGCTCGCTGGGTATCCGCTTCGTAGGGGTCACCTTCCGCTACCCGAGACCGGGCGAGGCCGCCCGCGATGCCACCGGCACCACCGCTCTGGAGGGTGTGTCGGTGGAGTTGGCCCCGCGCTCGCACGTGGCGGTGGTGGGCGAGACCGGGTCGGGCAAGACCACGTTCGCCAAGCTGGCCACCCGGCTGATGGACGCCTCGGAGGGAGTGGTGCTGCTGGGTGGCGTCGATGTCGCCCGGGTGCGGTTCTCGTCGCTCCGCCACCGGGTCGTCATGGTGCCCCAGGAAGGGATGCTCTTCCGCGGGACCATCCTCGAGAACGTCCAGATGGGCAAGCCGGGCGCGGCCCGGGCTGAGGTCGAGCGGGCCTTCGTGGGCCTGGGCCTGGCCGGCTGGCTGTCCGAACTCGGTCAGGGACTCGATACCCAGGTCGGCGAGCGAGGGTCGTCCCTATCGGTGGGCGAGCGGCAGCTGGTCACCCTGGTACGGGCCGCTATCGCCGACCCCGACCTGCTGGTGCTGGACGAAGCCACCTCGGCGGTCGATCCCGCAACCGAGGTCAGGTTATCGAGAGCCCTCGACAGCCTCACCGAGGGCCGCACAGTCATCACCATCGCCCACCGGCTCTCGACGGCGGAGGCCGCCGACCGGGTGCTGGTCTTCGACCTGGGCCGGATAGTCCAGGACGGCCCCCACCACCTGCTACGTGAGGAGGACGGCGCGTACCGGCACCTCCACGAGGCATGGCAACGAGGCACCGTCAAGCAGCCCTCCCGCTCCGGCTAGACCCTCCGAGGTATCAGGCGGAACGGGCCGCGGCCAGACGTTGCTCGGCTAGCCGGTTGGCCGCCCACGTGGTGGGCATGCCCTCGCTCCTCGACGCCTGGATGACCCGCTCCACCACGTCGTAGATTTGCTCCGTCTTCCTTCTGGCCACCTCCGGGTCGTAGGGCCTGCCAACCTCCACGGACAGGTTGATGATGCCCCCGGCGTTGATGACGAAATCCGGTGCGTAGAGGATGCCCAGCCGGTGCAGCTCGTCGCCGTCGGCGGCAGTGGCCAGTTGGTTGTTGGCGGCGCCGGCCACTATCCGGCAGGTCAGGCGGGGGATGGTGTCGCGGTTGATCACGCCGCCTAGCGCGCACGGAGAGAAGATGTCGCAGTCCACGTCGTAGATCTCCTCCGGCGCCACCACCTCGGCGCCCATGCTCCGGGCCTTCCGCAGTGTGCTGTCGTGAAGGGCGGTTGCCACCAGGTGGACGCCCTCGTCCAGCAGATGACGAGCGGCTTGGGTACCCACCTTGCCGAAGCCCTGCATGGCCACCCGCCGGCCCCGGAGGCTGTCGCTCCCCCAGACCACCTTGGCGCAAGCCTTCATGCCCACGTAGAGCCCCAGGCCGCTCATGATGGAGCTGTCCCCGCTGCCCCCCTGGGACACCGGCAGGCCCACCACATGGTCCGTCTCGCGGTTGACGATCTCCATGTCCCGGCCGGTCCCCCCCACGTCCGCGGTGGTCACGAAACGTCCATCCAAGGTGTTGAGGCAACGCCCGAAGGCCCGTAGGAGGGCCTCGCTCAAACCGGCGCGGGGGTCGGCGATGATGGCCGCCTTGCCGCCGCCGATGTCAAGGCCGGCCACCGCCGACTTGTAGGTCATGGCGCGTGCCAGCAGCAGGACGTCCCCGAGCGCCTCCTCCCGGCCGGCGTAGGGCCAGATGCGGGTCCCGCCGCAGGCCGGCCCCAGCGAGGTGTCATGGATCGCCACGATGGCCCTGAGGCCCGCTTCCGCGTCGGTGAACACGGTCACCTGCTCGTAGCCGGAGCAACTCAGGTGGTCAACTACCAGCATCACCCTGGCCTGACCGGGCCAACCAATCCCCGACTAGGTAGCTCCCGTCGGCCGCCGCCCCGACCAATGTGACCGGGCGGTAACCAAGCCCGCCCGGTCAATCGGCGATCAAGCGGTGGTGGCCAAGGAATCGCTCTTCCTGATGAACGCTATGCCTAGCAGGATGACCCAGGCGACTTGAACGAACACGGTGAGATTACCCAAGAGGTACAGCGTAAAGATGCTGCCTTCTATGAAGGTCGCGATGAACAGGAGGAAAGACCCGACAATCGCCGGGGCCACGCCCAGCCAGATCGCGAGGGGCTTGTCCGGACCGATCAGGTCGACATTCATAAGGGACACAGCCCAGAATGCCACACCCACCAGGGCAAGTACCGTCGCGAAGAGACCGACTGCCCCTCCTATCACCGTGAATATGACGGCTGTAGCGATGGATTCTCCCGATGCTATGCCCTCAGCCGGTGAATAGCTAAGCGTCACAGATGTCAAGAAGCTCATCGCAAGGGACACGGTACGCACTGCCAATGCGATCGTGAGGAAAAGGAGACCGATCTTCCTCAGGTACCCTTCACTGCCCGTGTCCCCTAACACTTCCTTAACGCCCCAGAAACCCAGCAGCATCCCGAAGGCGGCTATGAATCCGATGTATGTTAAGAGACTCACCTGGGTACTATCCGGCACCATAGCCTGAATGGCAGCCTGCATTGCAGCTTGGACTCCGTCAGGGTTTTCTCCAGGAAAACTGCCCGGCCGAATACTACTAACTACAACGTCAACCACAGGCCCTACGATCAATAGCCACCCCGTGATTCTGCCTAGTCTCGCCCGTGTCACTTTTGCCCCCTTCGTAGCATTGGTTTCCGTTGTCAGTAGGTAGGTTCACGTGCTGAAACCTACGGTAGCCTCAGATCACTTCAGGGTTCTCAGGACTTGGGTCCAGCATAGTTCTCCCCCACACTCGCGCAAGTCATATAAGCGTCGACGATGTGCATTCACCTGCCCGAGAATGTGTGGTCGCCGTGAATTGGCCCCGTTCCGGCACGTCGCACCTCCGGGAGCGGCTACGTAGATCGAACTTGGGCGAGGGAGAGACTCGGCGGCGGTTGGAGTCTCACCTGATCCCTTGGGACGAAGCCGCGGTGGGCCCGGCGGGAATCGAACCCGCGGCCTTCGGATTAAAAGTCCGCTGCTCTGCCTACTGAGCTACAGGCCCAACCGGCAGGGTAGCGACCACCAGGCCTTTCGTGAGCCTCGCTCCGCCCCGCTTTGGAGCGATAGGCTGGCTCGGTGATCACGTTCGGATACTCGGGGCTGCCTCCGCCGGCCATGGCGGATGATGAGTTCCTGGACGGGTTGTTGGAGCAGGGTTACCAGGCCTTCGAGTTGGCCTTTACGAGGTCCTTCCCGTGGAACGAGCGGCGCTGCAGCTCCTTCGGGA
The genomic region above belongs to bacterium and contains:
- a CDS encoding M20 family metallopeptidase, producing the protein MRSLLPEARSLLPRTVDLRRRLHRNPEQGNHLPLTRALVLGELESLPLEVTQHQTTSGLAAVLRGARPGPTILLRGDMDALPVPEDTGLPFASERAGFMHACGHDMHAAMLAGAARLLASRRDELAGSVLFMFQPGEEGFFGARLMLEEGLLDTAGERPSGAFALHVSNLYPSGTVWFRAGPQMAATDEVAITIRGKGGHASAPHLAFDPIPVAAEIILAVETAVTRRINVFEPGVITFARVDAGTTHNVIPETARLLGTVRALSETTRTELHSILHRVAGNVAAAHGVEAEVEFGVGYPVTVNHPGYTAFVRTVGCQALGADSVGEPPWPSMGGEDFSYVLDEVPGTMAYLGTCPPGLEPGRVPGNHSNRVVFDETAMAAGMALHAAVALAHGRGGFADGTSA
- a CDS encoding ABC transporter ATP-binding protein; translated protein: MTADTVIEEARQPERKILGRGYRLIVEQVRRAPREFAIGFGFTAVHSVSTIAFSYAIGWATDSVLIPAARRGDVTTASLVVMTLILLTLGAVKGTGLAVRRYAAYLAMYRLEQRDRVDVTNRYLELPIEWHRRHPTGQLLSNVGSDTEAAAQIAAPLPMAFGVMLMLTITAVLLLLTDPFLAVVGFLIGPAIMINNIFYQRRMRVAAAAAQRTRAEVAEAAHESFDAALVVKTLGREEIETSRFGGLANRLRYDMVQMGRIRAVFDPIMEALPTVGVLAVAAVGAWRVDQGLMTAGTLVTFAYLFRLIAMPMRIFAWLLGLLPAAVVGKQRINAVLNDPDTFVYGYHDGRGSGGASATAQEVSYLHPETGLSDLGDQPVDAGSPELPLPENGDRRGVEDISFVTPAGQTVALVGPTGSGKSTVAQLLVRLFDPDSGTIRLDGAALPDLSRQSMAGGAALVFQEAFLFDTSVRDNITLGGEFSDEEVESASRLAQAHEFILDLPEGYDTEVGERGAALSGGQRQRVALARALVRHPRLLVLDDATSAVDPAVEAAILAGLWRIDTTVVIVAYRRTSILLADEVIYIEGGRVVARGSHLDLYDRLPSYGALINAYDVGTA
- a CDS encoding ABC transporter ATP-binding protein gives rise to the protein MIIGTERKETRERGSTEAWTTVKRGLSLSPEIRTGMLFTFALAAVATAGRVIIPVGIQQILDGGLAEGGADMTFVGRMAVVSLVAVAITAVATGLMHLRLAVTSEVALSNLRVRAFRHIHDLSMLHQASEQRGVLVARVTSDIDQISRFMQWAGLMILVNGGQAILAMVVMAIYSWQLFLTVVALLPVILFSIRWFQKRLAAAYLVVREKVGRMLGALAEAVAGASVIRAYGIEDRVRADLGHVIEEHRAAAVRAGGMTSGFSGVSELLTSAVTAAVLVVGTVLAVGGDTSVGTVVAFMFLVQLMIVPIQLFGEAINEAQGAAAGWKRVLDVLDIPPDVADPGSDGIDIPSGSLGIRFVGVTFRYPRPGEAARDATGTTALEGVSVELAPRSHVAVVGETGSGKTTFAKLATRLMDASEGVVLLGGVDVARVRFSSLRHRVVMVPQEGMLFRGTILENVQMGKPGAARAEVERAFVGLGLAGWLSELGQGLDTQVGERGSSLSVGERQLVTLVRAAIADPDLLVLDEATSAVDPATEVRLSRALDSLTEGRTVITIAHRLSTAEAADRVLVFDLGRIVQDGPHHLLREEDGAYRHLHEAWQRGTVKQPSRSG
- a CDS encoding leucine dehydrogenase gives rise to the protein MLVVDHLSCSGYEQVTVFTDAEAGLRAIVAIHDTSLGPACGGTRIWPYAGREEALGDVLLLARAMTYKSAVAGLDIGGGKAAIIADPRAGLSEALLRAFGRCLNTLDGRFVTTADVGGTGRDMEIVNRETDHVVGLPVSQGGSGDSSIMSGLGLYVGMKACAKVVWGSDSLRGRRVAMQGFGKVGTQAARHLLDEGVHLVATALHDSTLRKARSMGAEVVAPEEIYDVDCDIFSPCALGGVINRDTIPRLTCRIVAGAANNQLATAADGDELHRLGILYAPDFVINAGGIINLSVEVGRPYDPEVARRKTEQIYDVVERVIQASRSEGMPTTWAANRLAEQRLAAARSA